From one Dryobates pubescens isolate bDryPub1 chromosome 2, bDryPub1.pri, whole genome shotgun sequence genomic stretch:
- the KMO gene encoding kynurenine 3-monooxygenase: MECGDPWRKRVAIVGGGLVGALNACFFAKRGFHVDVYEAREDIRVASFTRGRSINLALSHRGRQALRAVGMEEQIVSKGIPMRARRIHTPSGKKYSIPYGKKNQYILSVDRANLNRELLTAAEKYSNTKLYFGHKLLECNAESGTLTIKCRIDSRNPLAFSSDQQSLEVTYDLIVGCDGAFSTVRKHFMRQTRFNYSHTYIPHGYMELTIPPKDGDFAMEPNYLHIWPRNTFMMIALPNMDKSFTCTLFMPFEDFEKLTTGEQVLKFFQTYFPDAIPLIGERELKHDYFLLPAQAMISVKCSSYHLGSRCVLMGDAAHAVVPFYGQGMNAGFEDCLVFDELMDLFHNDLGDCLPEFSRLRVPDDHAISDLAMYNYVEVRVMVVLSQMREHVNSTWFIFRKHVDNFLHTLMPSTIVPLYTMVTFTRIRYHEALQRWKWQKKIINRGLFVMGAAGLGGTFLLIKRLTRDLDFCMENLWGWSHFLKNIGSLPFGTQVA, encoded by the exons ATGGAGTGTGGTGACCCATGGAGGAAAAGAGTTGCCATTGTTGGCGGTGGTCTG GTGGGTGCATTAAATGCCTGTTTCTTTGCTAAACGAGGTTTCCATGTTGATGTTTATGAAGCCAGAGAAG ATATCCGGGTGGCCAGCTTTACCCGTGGCAGGAGCATTAACCTGGCCCTATCTCACAGAGGACGCCAAGCCCTCCGAGCTGTGGGGATGGAAGAGCAG ATTGTGTCCAAAGGCATTCCCATGCGGGCAAGGAGGATACATACTccttcagggaagaaatattCTATCCCCTATGGGAAGAAGAACCAG TACATTCTTTCTGTGGACAGAGCAAACCTGAACAGGGAGCTGCTAACAG CTGCTGAGAAGTACTCCAACACTAAACTGTACTTTGGACACAAGCTCCTGGAGTGCAATGCAGAGTCGGGGACATTAACCATAAAATG caGGATTGACTCAAGGAACCCTCTTGCTTTCAGCTCTGACCAGCAGTCCTTGGAAGTCACCTATGATCTCATTGTGGGATGTGATGGAGCCTTCTCAACAGTCAGAAAGCATTTCATGAGGCAAACACGCTTTAACTACAGTCACACATACATTCCTCATGGCTATATGGAGCTGACCATCCCTCCCAAGGACGGAGAT tTTGCCATGGAACCAAACTACCTCCATATCTGGCCAAGAAACACCTTCATGATGATTGCGCTACCAAACATG GACAAGTCCTTCACCTGCACACTCTTCATGCCCTTTGAAGACTTTGAGAAGCTCACAACAGGCGAGCAAGTGCTGAAGTTTTTCCAGACATACTTCCCAGATGCCATCCCCCTCATTGGAGA GCGAGAGCTGAAGCACGATTACTttttgctgccagcccaggccatGATCTCTGTGAAGTGCTCCTCGTACCACCTTGGTTCCCGGTGTGTGCTGATGGGAGATGCTGCACATGCTGTTGTGCCCTTCTACGGACAGGGCATGAATGCA ggctttgaAGATTGTCTGGTCTTTGATGAATTAATGGACCTGTTCCACAATGACCTTG GTGACTGCCTCCCTgaattctccaggctgagggtTCCAGATGACCATGCAATCTCAGATTTAGCCATGTACAACTATGTAGAGGTAA GGGTGATGGTTGTTCTGTCACAGATGCGTGAGCATGTGAATTCAACGTGGTTCATTTTCCGGAAGCATGTAGACAACTTCCTTCACACCCTCATGCCTTCCACCATTGTCCCACTGTACACCATG GTAACCTTCACCAGAATTCGCTACCATGAAGCACTTCAGCGCTGGAAATGGCAGAAAAAG ATAATTAATCGAGGGCTTTTTGTCATGGGGGCAGCAGGACTGGGTGGCACCTTCTTGCTCATAAAGCGGCTGACACGGGACTTGGATTTCTGCATGGAAAACTTGTGGGGCTGGTCCCATTTTCTGAAGAATATTGGAAGTCTTCCATTTGGCACACAAGTGGCTTAA